The following coding sequences are from one Fusobacterium varium window:
- the plsY gene encoding glycerol-3-phosphate 1-O-acyltransferase PlsY, translating to MKIIFFLVLGYVMGALPNGVWIGKYFKNIDIREHGSKNSGATNAYRVLGPRYGIMVLIADALKGFLPPFLASRFGISGNMLLVIGVLAIVGHSLSFFLNFKGGKGVATSLGVFLFLIPNVTLALLIIFILVVYFTRYISLGSIIAAAALPILTAFSPIRNDVGRIPLTVMTLLIGIFVIWRHRTNITRLINGTENKFKLK from the coding sequence ATGAAAATAATATTTTTTTTAGTATTAGGATATGTTATGGGTGCTTTGCCAAATGGTGTTTGGATAGGAAAATATTTTAAAAATATAGATATAAGAGAGCATGGAAGTAAAAACTCAGGAGCTACAAATGCCTATAGAGTTCTTGGACCAAGATATGGAATAATGGTTTTAATTGCAGATGCTTTAAAAGGTTTTTTACCACCATTTTTAGCTAGCAGATTTGGGATTTCAGGAAATATGCTTTTAGTTATAGGAGTTTTAGCAATTGTTGGACATTCTCTTTCATTCTTTTTAAACTTTAAAGGTGGAAAAGGAGTTGCAACAAGTTTAGGTGTATTTTTATTTTTAATTCCTAATGTTACTTTAGCTCTATTAATTATATTTATATTAGTAGTATATTTTACAAGATATATATCGTTAGGATCTATAATAGCAGCAGCAGCACTTCCAATTCTTACTGCTTTTAGTCCTATTAGAAATGATGTAGGAAGAATTCCTCTAACTGTAATGACGCTTTTAATAGGTATTTTTGTTATTTGGAGACACAGAACAAATATTACTAGATTAATAAATGGAACAGAGAACAAATTTAAGCTAAAATAA
- the trxA gene encoding thioredoxin — protein MAILHITKENFEKEVLKSDVPVVVDFWAAWCGPCKALAPRLEEADSQLNSEVKIAKINIDEEEELAAQFRVMSIPTLLLFKNGTPVEKSVGLVSTEELLEFAKK, from the coding sequence ATGGCAATTTTACATATAACTAAAGAAAATTTTGAAAAAGAGGTTTTAAAATCAGATGTTCCTGTAGTTGTTGATTTCTGGGCAGCATGGTGTGGACCTTGTAAAGCTCTAGCACCTAGACTTGAAGAGGCTGACTCTCAACTTAACTCTGAGGTTAAAATAGCAAAAATTAATATTGATGAAGAGGAAGAATTAGCTGCTCAATTTAGAGTAATGAGCATTCCTACTTTATTACTATTTAAAAACGGAACTCCTGTTGAAAAATCTGTTGGTTTAGTTTCAACTGAAGAACTTTTAGAGTTTGCAAAAAAATAA